One region of Nitrospira sp. genomic DNA includes:
- a CDS encoding molybdenum cofactor guanylyltransferase, with the protein MDSPIQDVTGVLIAGGKSRRMGQDKRFLSVAGVSVFDRTLALLRTIFAENLVVLAEPIEGLDVQGCPVRYDVVKGAGSLGGLLTGLLAATRPRIFAVACDMPFLDQNVMRFIASRDPTADVVAAYLESRFHPMQAVYSKRCVPFLQAMAERHELKIQALFHQNDLRVTVLREEELLPFPSGRQSFQNINTPCDLASAERASSDGP; encoded by the coding sequence ATGGACAGTCCCATACAAGACGTGACCGGCGTCCTCATCGCGGGCGGGAAGAGCCGACGAATGGGGCAAGACAAACGCTTTCTCTCGGTGGCCGGTGTAAGTGTGTTCGATCGAACGTTAGCGCTGCTGCGGACGATCTTTGCGGAGAATCTAGTGGTGCTGGCCGAGCCCATTGAGGGGCTCGATGTGCAGGGTTGTCCGGTTCGATATGATGTGGTGAAGGGCGCGGGGAGTCTCGGCGGCCTTCTGACCGGGCTTCTGGCGGCAACGCGGCCAAGAATTTTTGCCGTCGCTTGCGATATGCCGTTTCTTGATCAGAATGTGATGCGTTTCATCGCCTCCCGTGATCCAACCGCTGATGTGGTGGCTGCTTATCTCGAGAGTAGGTTCCATCCCATGCAGGCAGTGTACTCAAAACGTTGTGTTCCTTTCCTGCAAGCCATGGCTGAGCGTCATGAACTCAAAATTCAGGCGCTATTTCATCAGAACGATTTGCGAGTGACAGTCTTACGTGAGGAGGAACTTCTGCCCTTCCCATCTGGACGGCAATCCTTTCAGAACATCAACACCCCCTGCGATTTGGCTTCGGCGGAGCGCGCGAGTTCTGACGGCCCATGA
- a CDS encoding c-type cytochrome produces MSKLRMSVKASPVIGLALGALLLSAGAVGVGQAADLPEGFAKGDLAPAPPADMIESGKRVYFTKCVWCHGVDGAGDGPGADRLWPRPRNFNQGTFKIRHTASGELPLFNFNEQTPDSGKNDLFDTVTHGLPGSAMPPWEGILTEEQRIQVLSYVTTQLVKDRKFTDKQSETQTVLQLGTIKPAEATEDSIKKGAQLIVDKKCIECHGVEGRGDGNAFNLKDDWGFSIQPANWHKCWNFRGSRQDPYNVRNIFRTFSTGVNGTPMPSFADNTSVEERWNIANFVNSLCERDEEGKPLGIDPLTDKPKINFVVPSAPVEGEISSDPENEMWKKQGRRYVAMGGQITHKPRNFVNRIDDVWVKSLYNEKSVVYLIQWDDRTKSIAEGKLPWAPTQVNVENFGVKEQAPKTGEEGSIAAAQNNYAVYNDAIGFQFPIKWQEIPAPFKPRYLWGDAKFNADILKWEADGSLRSFKGTGWDQDFEERDDFEEKVKLLKSEWKNGQWTVMISRPLKGNKDDYDEYTRFDIGKYIPMVFFAWDGHNGDAGRKMAVSAFYYTILQPPIPQEVYIYPAVIAVGVVFLEGWMLTRRANKKKGKVL; encoded by the coding sequence ATGAGCAAACTTCGAATGAGCGTTAAGGCTTCCCCGGTTATTGGGTTAGCCCTCGGTGCCCTTCTCCTTTCCGCAGGTGCGGTAGGGGTTGGTCAAGCGGCAGATCTTCCCGAGGGTTTTGCTAAGGGAGATCTGGCTCCCGCCCCTCCGGCGGACATGATTGAATCCGGAAAGCGCGTCTATTTCACCAAGTGTGTCTGGTGTCACGGTGTGGACGGTGCGGGTGATGGCCCTGGTGCAGACCGGCTATGGCCACGCCCCAGAAACTTCAATCAGGGTACTTTCAAAATTCGTCATACGGCGAGCGGTGAATTGCCGTTGTTCAATTTCAATGAGCAAACTCCGGACAGCGGAAAGAACGATTTGTTTGATACGGTGACGCACGGACTTCCAGGTTCTGCGATGCCGCCCTGGGAAGGTATTCTCACTGAAGAGCAACGGATTCAAGTGTTGTCGTATGTGACGACGCAATTGGTGAAGGACAGAAAGTTTACGGACAAACAGTCTGAAACTCAGACGGTTCTTCAACTTGGGACGATCAAGCCTGCAGAGGCGACCGAAGACAGCATCAAGAAGGGTGCTCAGTTGATCGTTGATAAGAAGTGTATCGAGTGTCATGGTGTCGAGGGACGCGGTGACGGCAATGCGTTCAATTTGAAAGACGACTGGGGTTTTTCGATCCAGCCGGCGAATTGGCACAAATGCTGGAACTTCCGCGGAAGCCGTCAAGATCCGTACAATGTCCGGAACATTTTCCGTACGTTCTCAACCGGTGTGAACGGTACCCCGATGCCGTCATTTGCCGACAACACCTCTGTCGAGGAGCGCTGGAATATTGCGAACTTCGTCAATTCCTTGTGCGAGCGTGATGAAGAAGGAAAGCCTCTCGGCATTGATCCTTTGACGGACAAGCCGAAGATCAACTTCGTCGTCCCTTCTGCTCCTGTGGAAGGAGAAATTTCGAGCGATCCTGAGAATGAAATGTGGAAGAAGCAGGGGCGCCGATACGTCGCCATGGGTGGTCAGATCACTCATAAGCCGCGTAACTTCGTGAATCGCATCGACGACGTCTGGGTCAAGTCGCTCTATAACGAGAAGAGCGTCGTGTACTTGATCCAATGGGATGACCGGACCAAGAGTATCGCGGAAGGTAAGCTTCCATGGGCGCCGACTCAGGTGAACGTCGAAAACTTCGGCGTGAAAGAGCAGGCACCAAAGACTGGCGAGGAAGGGTCCATCGCAGCGGCTCAGAATAATTATGCTGTCTACAACGATGCGATCGGGTTCCAGTTCCCGATCAAGTGGCAGGAGATTCCCGCGCCCTTTAAGCCTCGCTACTTGTGGGGAGATGCGAAGTTCAACGCCGATATCTTGAAGTGGGAAGCCGACGGTTCCTTGCGTTCCTTCAAGGGAACGGGATGGGATCAGGACTTCGAAGAGCGAGATGACTTCGAAGAGAAGGTCAAGCTGCTGAAGTCCGAGTGGAAGAACGGTCAATGGACGGTCATGATCTCCCGTCCCCTCAAGGGGAACAAGGATGATTATGATGAATACACCCGATTCGATATCGGTAAGTATATTCCGATGGTGTTCTTTGCCTGGGATGGACACAACGGTGACGCAGGTCGGAAGATGGCCGTCTCGGCCTTCTATTACACCATTCTGCAACCGCCGATTCCTCAGGAGGTCTACATCTACCCTGCGGTTATCGCAGTTGGCGTCGTGTTCTTGGAGGGTTGGATGCTGACCCGCCGTGCCAACAAGAAAAAGGGTAAGGTGCTTTAA
- a CDS encoding cytochrome c, producing MKALMSVGALIGVLGLLMLIGMIFGVVPSNTVRLVEGYMPMQVLSELAVFVAGFTGLSYLANSMGMAIPRFWQGVLFWAFVQMYLKFRIYPPIPFSVRAMYGVVSFVAVFMWVSANEEDWKKFRQPILNVLDANTGFHKALRTMYLILLPILIGGFSFLTMKPSVDEPIELRTVHPAPPASTKVHGKTYTLQTSQNPYRVNLEGKYDQAYSNKLIVEQGMGRLMAPNANPWDEKAEGYLKYVREGGEIFFQNCHFCHGDNLNGRGLHAFAFNPIPANFTDPGTIAQLQETFIFWRVAKGGIGLPNEGFPWASVMPPWEQHLTTDEIWKVILFEYWHTGYYPRTWD from the coding sequence ATGAAAGCATTAATGTCAGTCGGGGCCCTGATCGGCGTCCTTGGACTGCTCATGTTGATCGGCATGATCTTCGGAGTAGTTCCATCGAACACCGTCAGGCTCGTTGAGGGCTACATGCCCATGCAGGTACTGAGTGAGCTGGCGGTATTCGTCGCTGGCTTTACCGGCCTGAGCTATCTGGCCAACTCCATGGGGATGGCCATTCCTCGGTTTTGGCAGGGAGTGTTGTTCTGGGCATTTGTTCAGATGTATCTCAAGTTCCGTATCTACCCACCGATTCCGTTCAGTGTGCGAGCCATGTACGGCGTTGTTTCGTTCGTCGCGGTCTTTATGTGGGTGTCAGCCAACGAGGAAGACTGGAAGAAATTCCGGCAGCCGATTCTCAATGTATTGGATGCCAACACCGGATTTCACAAGGCTCTTCGCACCATGTATCTGATTCTCCTGCCGATCTTGATCGGCGGATTCTCATTTTTGACCATGAAGCCTAGTGTAGACGAGCCGATCGAATTGCGCACGGTTCATCCGGCTCCCCCTGCCAGCACGAAGGTGCACGGAAAGACCTACACGCTCCAAACTTCCCAAAACCCTTATCGCGTGAATCTCGAGGGGAAATACGATCAGGCCTACAGCAATAAGCTGATCGTCGAACAGGGAATGGGTCGTTTGATGGCCCCCAACGCCAACCCTTGGGACGAAAAGGCTGAAGGGTACCTGAAGTATGTCCGCGAAGGTGGAGAAATTTTCTTCCAGAACTGTCACTTCTGCCATGGTGACAACCTGAACGGTCGAGGACTCCACGCGTTTGCGTTCAACCCGATTCCAGCTAACTTTACTGATCCAGGCACGATCGCGCAGTTGCAGGAAACTTTTATCTTCTGGCGCGTCGCTAAGGGAGGAATTGGTCTTCCGAACGAAGGATTCCCTTGGGCCTCCGTTATGCCGCCTTGGGAACAGCACCTCACCACTGATGAAATCTGGAAGGTGATTCTGTTCGAGTACTGGCATACGGGATATTATCCTCGGACATGGGACTAA
- a CDS encoding nitric oxide reductase, with product MIELIKSALSMGWPALGLLIGLMFYFKASISDPVANKRAVFKTFIGFWGALLLFMAISNYKMNFFAESRLLPVSLVLITSMTFMMALYFTNISALLKIGGFMFFIAAALSGYGNWLPQVEGGFPPIEEKKDFSNMPQTELADEGEKIIFGGVGQNKVQGAIGKGQCPLCHAFHKGMLGERAPNLDGIPERAETQINDPRYHKGNPAARDSNQKEAFAGSGTAENGIQYIAESHSCPSCFVVAGFGVKGTNDKESPMPAIHKPPISLSLPELAAVDTWLYVREGRDAPGFDEIVKAYEKFIPESDRPKPPTEGDKAAGGASALMADGTEPVDQIFAKGQCVACHTIPGIAGATGTIGPKLVEGTNAPLRIKDKDYKGKAKSVPDYIMESIVEPSAYVVKGFPDNTMPKVFGQKLSAGALKKLVDYLSQVQEGKEPPKAS from the coding sequence GTGATTGAACTCATTAAATCAGCCTTGTCGATGGGCTGGCCGGCATTGGGCCTGTTAATTGGCCTGATGTTTTACTTTAAGGCCTCCATCTCTGATCCGGTGGCAAACAAGCGGGCAGTCTTTAAGACGTTCATTGGCTTTTGGGGGGCGTTGTTGCTCTTTATGGCCATTTCGAACTACAAGATGAACTTTTTCGCAGAGTCGAGACTGCTGCCTGTGTCCCTTGTCTTGATTACCTCCATGACATTCATGATGGCCCTCTATTTTACGAATATCAGCGCCCTGCTGAAAATCGGAGGGTTCATGTTTTTCATCGCCGCAGCCTTATCCGGCTATGGAAACTGGTTGCCTCAGGTGGAGGGTGGTTTTCCGCCCATTGAAGAAAAGAAAGATTTTAGCAATATGCCCCAGACGGAACTGGCTGACGAAGGTGAGAAGATCATCTTCGGCGGCGTTGGCCAGAATAAGGTCCAGGGTGCTATCGGCAAAGGGCAATGTCCCCTCTGCCATGCCTTCCATAAAGGCATGCTCGGCGAGCGTGCGCCAAACCTCGACGGAATCCCTGAGAGAGCGGAAACGCAAATCAATGATCCGCGATACCACAAGGGTAACCCGGCCGCTCGGGATAGCAATCAGAAGGAAGCATTCGCAGGATCTGGCACGGCAGAAAACGGTATTCAGTACATCGCCGAATCGCACTCCTGCCCTAGCTGCTTTGTTGTGGCTGGATTTGGTGTGAAGGGTACGAACGACAAAGAAAGCCCAATGCCGGCCATTCACAAGCCACCGATTTCTCTCAGTCTTCCGGAATTGGCTGCTGTCGATACCTGGCTTTATGTCCGCGAGGGACGTGATGCTCCTGGTTTTGATGAAATTGTGAAGGCCTACGAGAAATTTATTCCTGAATCTGACCGTCCGAAACCACCGACAGAAGGTGACAAGGCTGCGGGTGGGGCATCCGCGCTGATGGCGGATGGGACCGAGCCTGTCGACCAGATTTTTGCGAAAGGTCAGTGCGTGGCTTGCCATACCATCCCTGGCATTGCCGGTGCGACCGGAACAATCGGTCCCAAGCTGGTTGAGGGGACCAATGCTCCGTTACGAATCAAGGACAAGGATTACAAAGGAAAAGCCAAGAGTGTTCCGGACTACATCATGGAGTCCATTGTCGAGCCCAGCGCCTATGTCGTGAAGGGTTTCCCTGATAACACGATGCCAAAGGTGTTTGGGCAAAAACTTAGTGCCGGAGCACTGAAGAAGCTTGTGGATTACCTCTCGCAAGTCCAGGAAGGGAAGGAGCCGCCGAAGGCCTCCTAA
- a CDS encoding cytochrome ubiquinol oxidase subunit I — protein sequence MGSVTRTKLMSVMALCAMIGLLLMPILVAIPALADGGAPAADTKKEGGEAKVEKGKDVYYKTEGIVSGPPAPKTTDSEKDYPRYNFESRVLLWFANQQHLYYGSFVLAVPIFCMVIEFMGVVTKDKAMAKRYDQLAYDFIKISLTAYSLTAILGGILIFTFLTLYPAFFQYLSGIFRPVMHIYALMFVAESGTLYIYYYGWDKMKEGFLKWIHLSMSVVLNVIGTILMFLANSWIGFMMSPAGVDEQGRYLGNIWHVIHTALWNPLNLHRILGNMAFGGGVVAAYAAYRFLSAKTDEERAHYDWMGYIAMALGVAFLIPLPFAGYWLMREVYAYRQQMGITLMGGLLAWLFIIQATMIGILFLSTNYYLWQALGRMRGAEKYQRYIKYLVFLLTCGFLVFITPHTIVMTPAELKAMGGQQHPVLGNYGVMSAKNGGINVIITTTVLSFVWYMRGNKVSTVSWAKFGNIFMGCFFFFAYLNIIMLAVYGYYIPANVRVGLSVPQVATTLSCLFFMFALNSVMMKGAKQMGPIEWGKISARSQYALIMLATAFTWMMGLMGYIRSSVRLFWHVNEIMRDNSPWAYTHTVGFAANMISANVLFFWISIMFVFWLGALAAKKAPVEAKAAVPGRAAAPAVGH from the coding sequence ATGGGCTCTGTAACCCGCACGAAGTTGATGTCGGTCATGGCGCTGTGCGCGATGATCGGCCTCCTCCTCATGCCCATTCTGGTTGCGATCCCCGCTCTTGCCGACGGTGGCGCTCCAGCTGCTGACACCAAGAAAGAGGGCGGTGAAGCAAAGGTTGAGAAGGGCAAGGATGTTTACTACAAGACGGAAGGTATTGTCTCAGGGCCTCCGGCTCCTAAGACAACGGACAGCGAGAAGGACTACCCGCGATACAATTTTGAAAGTCGCGTCTTGCTATGGTTTGCCAACCAGCAGCATCTTTATTACGGTAGCTTCGTCTTGGCCGTGCCGATCTTCTGTATGGTCATCGAGTTCATGGGCGTGGTGACCAAGGACAAGGCTATGGCCAAGCGCTATGATCAGTTGGCCTATGACTTTATCAAGATCAGTCTGACGGCCTACTCGTTGACTGCTATCCTGGGCGGAATCCTGATCTTCACCTTCTTGACTCTCTATCCGGCCTTTTTTCAGTACCTCTCTGGTATCTTTAGGCCGGTCATGCACATCTATGCGTTGATGTTCGTAGCTGAGAGCGGAACGCTCTACATCTACTACTACGGTTGGGACAAGATGAAGGAAGGATTCCTAAAGTGGATCCACCTCAGCATGTCTGTCGTGCTGAACGTCATCGGAACGATTCTGATGTTCCTCGCCAATTCCTGGATCGGTTTCATGATGTCGCCCGCTGGAGTTGATGAGCAGGGACGGTATCTAGGGAATATCTGGCACGTCATCCACACTGCCTTGTGGAATCCCCTCAATCTACACCGCATTCTCGGGAACATGGCCTTCGGGGGTGGTGTCGTCGCGGCTTATGCGGCGTATCGTTTCCTGTCGGCCAAGACCGATGAGGAGCGAGCCCACTATGATTGGATGGGCTACATTGCCATGGCTCTCGGTGTGGCGTTCTTGATTCCGCTTCCGTTCGCCGGTTACTGGCTGATGCGAGAAGTGTATGCCTATCGGCAGCAAATGGGTATCACGTTGATGGGTGGATTGCTTGCCTGGCTGTTCATCATTCAGGCGACGATGATCGGAATCCTGTTTTTAAGCACCAACTATTACCTCTGGCAGGCGTTGGGACGCATGCGTGGCGCTGAAAAATATCAGCGCTACATTAAATACTTGGTCTTCCTTCTCACTTGCGGCTTTCTCGTGTTCATCACGCCGCATACCATCGTCATGACTCCGGCGGAATTGAAGGCGATGGGTGGCCAGCAGCACCCCGTGCTCGGTAACTACGGGGTTATGTCGGCCAAGAATGGCGGTATCAACGTGATCATCACCACGACCGTCTTGAGCTTCGTATGGTACATGCGGGGCAATAAAGTCTCGACGGTCTCGTGGGCCAAATTTGGCAACATTTTCATGGGATGTTTCTTCTTCTTTGCCTATCTCAACATCATCATGTTGGCTGTGTATGGCTACTACATCCCTGCGAACGTTCGCGTCGGTCTGTCGGTGCCTCAGGTGGCGACGACCCTGTCTTGCCTGTTCTTCATGTTTGCGTTGAATAGCGTCATGATGAAGGGTGCTAAGCAGATGGGTCCGATCGAATGGGGTAAGATCTCTGCTCGATCGCAGTACGCGCTCATCATGCTTGCCACGGCCTTTACGTGGATGATGGGTCTGATGGGGTACATTCGATCCTCAGTGAGACTCTTCTGGCACGTGAATGAAATCATGCGCGATAACTCGCCATGGGCCTACACTCACACGGTAGGTTTTGCGGCGAATATGATTTCTGCAAACGTACTGTTCTTCTGGATCAGCATCATGTTTGTCTTTTGGTTGGGTGCCCTAGCGGCTAAGAAGGCGCCGGTCGAAGCAAAAGCGGCAGTCCCCGGACGTGCTGCGGCACCAGCGGTTGGTCACTAA
- a CDS encoding SUMF1/EgtB/PvdO family nonheme iron enzyme, whose amino-acid sequence MLETRFKVVFLLAVLFAASLPIIAILRGTISTPFEAGSTHSEEEVGGAAPDAASMEGPLAEELVVIPAGPFIRGTNQGGFDEQPERRIYLDEFLIDRYEVTNAQYAAFVKATGHRKSGPPSRYAKNPGRMRGVNQPAVYVSWEDAKAYCTWRGRRLPTEAEWEKAMRGPDGRLWPWGNVEMPGGANWARIDDGFDVAAPVGRVRSDVSPYGVMDGAGNVMEWVEDWYLEGAYAAASERNPESPEFGTYKVLRGAGYTSSGSDLRITARSKMMADFRDETIGFRCAQSSARNGRVSDGEDGEKLIGNQSSRGSETRPE is encoded by the coding sequence ATGCTGGAAACGCGTTTTAAAGTCGTTTTCCTCCTCGCGGTACTCTTTGCCGCGAGTCTGCCCATTATCGCGATTCTTCGAGGAACCATTTCCACTCCATTTGAAGCAGGATCCACGCATTCTGAGGAGGAGGTTGGGGGGGCTGCTCCGGACGCGGCGTCCATGGAGGGGCCTTTGGCGGAGGAACTCGTGGTTATCCCCGCTGGGCCATTCATTCGGGGAACGAATCAAGGGGGATTCGATGAACAGCCGGAGCGAAGGATCTATCTTGATGAGTTCCTCATCGACCGCTACGAGGTGACCAATGCGCAGTATGCGGCCTTTGTGAAGGCTACCGGTCATCGAAAATCTGGGCCCCCCTCGCGCTATGCCAAAAATCCAGGGCGTATGCGTGGGGTGAACCAACCGGCAGTGTATGTCTCCTGGGAGGATGCGAAGGCCTACTGCACATGGCGAGGGCGGCGATTGCCGACTGAGGCCGAGTGGGAAAAGGCCATGCGTGGTCCCGACGGTCGTTTGTGGCCCTGGGGCAATGTAGAGATGCCCGGTGGCGCGAACTGGGCTCGTATTGATGATGGGTTTGATGTGGCGGCCCCGGTAGGACGAGTGCGAAGCGATGTCAGCCCCTATGGGGTCATGGATGGGGCTGGGAACGTGATGGAGTGGGTGGAGGATTGGTATCTTGAGGGTGCCTATGCCGCGGCTTCCGAGCGGAATCCCGAAAGCCCGGAATTTGGAACATACAAGGTGTTGAGGGGGGCGGGATACACGAGTTCAGGATCAGACTTGCGTATCACCGCCCGTAGCAAAATGATGGCGGACTTTCGTGACGAAACAATTGGGTTTCGTTGTGCTCAATCCAGCGCGAGGAATGGCCGTGTGTCCGATGGCGAGGACGGTGAGAAACTCATAGGAAATCAAAGTAGTAGAGGATCAGAAACACGGCCAGAATGA
- a CDS encoding formylglycine-generating enzyme family protein — protein MENRGVLIGSIIFVFGSFILMIGGLVYESYKAKQMRQLALSITTEAKPVTAPIAQDFSMYKTFIGDDGREMVQISEGPFVMGSRDNDSDPDEKPEHQVYLKTYFLDKHEVTQDAYDRFLKMTKRVKRKIEVFEDDPAKLLKPEYPAIAVTWDDAEAYCKWAGKRLPTEAEWEKAARGEGKRRYAWGDEFVSGYANIDGTEDAFRYLAPPGSFESGRSPYGIYDMTGNVGEWVADAYDENFYRASPYRDPKGPDQGEQRIIRGGSWRETKRNVRASKRFQAKPWRHDITVGFRCAKDVEVDTVAK, from the coding sequence ATGGAAAACCGAGGTGTGCTCATCGGGTCGATTATTTTCGTGTTTGGATCGTTCATTCTGATGATCGGCGGCTTGGTCTATGAATCCTACAAGGCTAAACAAATGCGCCAATTGGCGCTCTCCATCACCACAGAAGCCAAGCCTGTGACCGCGCCCATCGCGCAAGACTTTTCGATGTACAAGACCTTCATCGGGGACGATGGCCGGGAAATGGTGCAAATCTCAGAAGGTCCGTTCGTCATGGGAAGCCGCGACAATGACAGCGATCCCGATGAAAAGCCGGAGCACCAAGTCTATTTGAAAACCTACTTCTTGGATAAGCATGAAGTCACTCAGGACGCCTACGACCGGTTTCTTAAGATGACGAAGCGGGTGAAGCGAAAAATTGAGGTGTTTGAGGACGACCCAGCCAAGCTGCTCAAGCCCGAATATCCGGCGATCGCGGTGACGTGGGACGACGCGGAAGCCTATTGCAAATGGGCGGGAAAGCGTCTGCCGACTGAAGCGGAGTGGGAGAAGGCCGCTCGAGGAGAAGGCAAGCGCCGTTACGCGTGGGGCGACGAGTTTGTTTCGGGATATGCAAATATCGACGGCACCGAAGACGCATTTCGCTATCTCGCGCCCCCAGGGTCCTTTGAATCCGGACGCAGTCCGTACGGAATCTACGACATGACAGGGAATGTCGGTGAATGGGTGGCTGATGCGTACGATGAAAACTTTTATCGAGCCTCGCCGTACCGCGACCCGAAGGGACCTGACCAGGGTGAGCAGCGAATCATCCGCGGAGGATCTTGGCGGGAAACCAAGCGAAATGTGCGTGCTTCTAAGCGATTTCAAGCGAAACCGTGGCGGCATGATATTACGGTCGGGTTTCGTTGTGCGAAAGACGTCGAAGTCGACACGGTAGCGAAGTAG
- a CDS encoding DUF3047 domain-containing protein, with the protein MGMRMWVLAVGLLALLGWSAVVGQNGTAHAGESGVLVLEDFQSADQGGFPIDWQHENQRSQAKGRDAYKIQSEDGQKFLAAKDAGQRIKKRKIDWDPKAYPVLTWRWRLHKAPAGSEPVAALYASLDTDLMFIPVFTKYIWSAGKPVGTFVEGGMFSGSELVVQSGVLPVGEWVEERVNVYEDFKRIHKHEPQEKAWGISLFAAPGVEIDFGTVSVGPAK; encoded by the coding sequence ATGGGGATGAGAATGTGGGTCCTGGCGGTAGGTCTGTTGGCGCTGCTGGGCTGGTCTGCGGTTGTGGGACAAAACGGAACTGCACATGCAGGCGAGTCGGGAGTCTTGGTGTTGGAGGATTTTCAATCGGCTGATCAAGGCGGGTTCCCGATTGATTGGCAGCATGAGAACCAGCGCAGCCAGGCCAAAGGTCGAGACGCGTATAAGATTCAATCCGAGGATGGTCAGAAATTTCTGGCGGCGAAGGATGCGGGACAACGTATCAAAAAACGCAAAATCGATTGGGACCCGAAGGCATACCCGGTTCTGACCTGGCGTTGGCGTCTCCACAAAGCTCCTGCCGGCTCAGAGCCTGTCGCCGCGCTCTACGCCTCGCTGGATACCGATCTGATGTTCATTCCCGTGTTCACGAAATACATCTGGAGCGCGGGAAAGCCCGTGGGAACGTTCGTAGAAGGCGGCATGTTCAGTGGCTCGGAGTTAGTCGTGCAGAGCGGGGTGCTGCCGGTGGGGGAATGGGTTGAAGAACGGGTGAATGTCTACGAAGACTTCAAGCGCATTCATAAGCACGAGCCGCAGGAGAAAGCGTGGGGGATCTCCTTGTTCGCGGCTCCGGGGGTGGAAATCGACTTCGGCACCGTGAGCGTGGGGCCGGCGAAGTAA